One part of the Lotus japonicus ecotype B-129 chromosome 2, LjGifu_v1.2 genome encodes these proteins:
- the LOC130739092 gene encoding protein NDL1-like isoform X2, with the protein MSCFQGLFFCPEAASLLLHNFCIYHISPPGHELGAAAICPDDHVPSVEDLADQIIEILNYFRLDSVMCMGVMAGAYILSLFAIKYRERVLGLILVSPLCKAPSWSEWFYNKVMSNLLYYYGVCGLLKECLLQRYFSKDVRGNAEVPESELVQACRKLLDERKSINVFRFLHAINERPDITDGLKTLKCRTLIFVGDSSPFHSEAIHMTSKLDRRYSALVEVQACGSMVTEEQPHAMLIPMEYFLMGYGLYRPSFFSDSPKSPLSPSCISPELLSPESMGLKLKPIKTRV; encoded by the exons ATGTCTTGTTTCCAAGGATTATTTTTCTGTCCGGAGGCGGCTTCTTTGCTACTTCACAACTTTTGCATATACCATATCAGTCCTCCTGGGCATGAG TTGGGAGCTGCTGCAATTTGTCCTGATGATCATGTCCCTTCTGTTGAGGATTTAGCAGATCAAATAATTGAAATTCTCAACTATTTTAG GCTTGATTCTGTGATGTGTATGGGAGTAATGGCTGGTGCTTATATCCTTTCTTTATTTGCA ATTAAATATAGGGAGCGTGTTCTTGGGTTAATACTTGTATCTCCCTTATGCAAAGCTCCTTCATGGAGTGAATGGTTTTACAACAAG GTCATGTCAAATTTGTTATATTACTATGGTGTATGCGGCTTGCTGAAGGAGTGTTTGCTCCAGAGATACTTCAGCAAG GACGTTCGTGGTAATGCTGAAGTTCCGGAATCAGAGCTAGTTCAAGCTTGTAGAAAA CTGCTGGATGAGAGAAAGAGCATCAATGTCTTTCGGTTTCTTCATGCTATTAATGA GAGACCTGATATAACAGATGGATTGAAGACGTTAAAATGTCGAACGCTTATTTTTGTCGGGGACAGTTCTCCTTTCCATTCGGAGGCTATTCACATGACTTCAAAACTTGATAGGAGATATAGTGCCTTGGTTGAG GTCCAGGCTTGTGGATCCATGGTTACAGAGGAACAACCACATGCAATGCTGATTCCCATGGAGTATTTCTTAATGGGTTATGGATTGTACAGACCAAGCTTTTTCAGTGACAGCCCAAAAAGCCCACTTAGCCCATCTTGTATCTCTCCAGAGCTTCTTTCCCCAGAAAGCATGGGATTGAAGCTAAAGCCTATTAAGACACGTGTTTAA
- the LOC130739092 gene encoding protein NDL1-like isoform X1 yields MAESVSVGMERIYLGGKEHHIRTGCGSVSVIVYGDQHKPALITYPDLALNYMSCFQGLFFCPEAASLLLHNFCIYHISPPGHELGAAAICPDDHVPSVEDLADQIIEILNYFRLDSVMCMGVMAGAYILSLFAIKYRERVLGLILVSPLCKAPSWSEWFYNKVMSNLLYYYGVCGLLKECLLQRYFSKDVRGNAEVPESELVQACRKLLDERKSINVFRFLHAINERPDITDGLKTLKCRTLIFVGDSSPFHSEAIHMTSKLDRRYSALVEVQACGSMVTEEQPHAMLIPMEYFLMGYGLYRPSFFSDSPKSPLSPSCISPELLSPESMGLKLKPIKTRV; encoded by the exons ATGGCTGAATCCGTTTCAGTGGGAATGGAGAGGATCTATCTCGGTGGAAAG GAACATCATATTCGGACAGGCTGTGGTTCTGTATCTGTCATAGTCTATGGGGATCAACACAAACCAGCTCTTATCACTTATCCGGATTTAGCATTAAATT ACATGTCTTGTTTCCAAGGATTATTTTTCTGTCCGGAGGCGGCTTCTTTGCTACTTCACAACTTTTGCATATACCATATCAGTCCTCCTGGGCATGAG TTGGGAGCTGCTGCAATTTGTCCTGATGATCATGTCCCTTCTGTTGAGGATTTAGCAGATCAAATAATTGAAATTCTCAACTATTTTAG GCTTGATTCTGTGATGTGTATGGGAGTAATGGCTGGTGCTTATATCCTTTCTTTATTTGCA ATTAAATATAGGGAGCGTGTTCTTGGGTTAATACTTGTATCTCCCTTATGCAAAGCTCCTTCATGGAGTGAATGGTTTTACAACAAG GTCATGTCAAATTTGTTATATTACTATGGTGTATGCGGCTTGCTGAAGGAGTGTTTGCTCCAGAGATACTTCAGCAAG GACGTTCGTGGTAATGCTGAAGTTCCGGAATCAGAGCTAGTTCAAGCTTGTAGAAAA CTGCTGGATGAGAGAAAGAGCATCAATGTCTTTCGGTTTCTTCATGCTATTAATGA GAGACCTGATATAACAGATGGATTGAAGACGTTAAAATGTCGAACGCTTATTTTTGTCGGGGACAGTTCTCCTTTCCATTCGGAGGCTATTCACATGACTTCAAAACTTGATAGGAGATATAGTGCCTTGGTTGAG GTCCAGGCTTGTGGATCCATGGTTACAGAGGAACAACCACATGCAATGCTGATTCCCATGGAGTATTTCTTAATGGGTTATGGATTGTACAGACCAAGCTTTTTCAGTGACAGCCCAAAAAGCCCACTTAGCCCATCTTGTATCTCTCCAGAGCTTCTTTCCCCAGAAAGCATGGGATTGAAGCTAAAGCCTATTAAGACACGTGTTTAA